Proteins co-encoded in one Arachis hypogaea cultivar Tifrunner chromosome 13, arahy.Tifrunner.gnm2.J5K5, whole genome shotgun sequence genomic window:
- the LOC112734307 gene encoding protein FAR1-RELATED SEQUENCE 5-like: MDPRPVTRCGCNARIKVHVDSRNGRWYVEFFSDEHNHEMLEARFRGMMRSHRAIKTGDLHQINTMRSSGLRVPTIFRAFANQSGGFEMVGFQVKDIYNAIEKQRRAGASDTDNALKYLQMLKSRDPCMFWKYSLDEQRRLHNIFWCDGASQYDFNVFGDVMGFDATYGRNKYKCPLVIFSGVDHHMRTVVFGCAVLSKEGEESYVWLLRAFLEAMKGKAPKSVITDGDQAMKSAIKAVFPEAHHRLCSWHLLRNATARVGIPRFMTKFRLCLMGDLEVDDFENIWNDAVEEFGLQQNSWVKDMYEKKHMWSNAHIRGKFFAGLKTTSRCEALNMQIGKFIHNGYNLREFIEHF, translated from the coding sequence ATGGATCCTAGACCAGTAACGCGATGTGGGTGTAATGCGCGGATAAAAGTTCATGTTGACTCAAGGAACGGGAGATGGTACGTTGAGTTCTTCTCGGATGAACATAACCATGAAATGTTGGAGGCAAGGTTTAGGGGAATGATGCGGTCTCACCGGGCAATAAAAACGGGGGATTTACACCAGATTAATACTATGAGAAGCTCTGGCCTTCGAGTTCCGACAATATTTCGGGCTTTTGCAAACCAAAGTGGTGGATTCGAGATGGTTGGGTTTCAGGTGAAAGACATCTATAATGCAATTGAGAAGCAAAGAAGAGCTGGAGCCAGCGACACGGATAATGCACTCAAGTATTTACAAATGTTGAAGAGTCGTGACCCCTGTATGTTTTGGAAGTATTCGTTGGATGAACAACGGAGGCTCCACAATATTTTTTGGTGTGATGGCGCAAGTCAGTATGATTTCAATGTTTTCGGAGATGTTATGGGGTTTGATGCAACGTATGGGAGGAATAAGTACAAATGTCCCCTTGTGATATTCTCTGGCGTGGATCACCACATGCGCACTGTTGTGTTTGGATGTGCGGTTCTCTCAAAGGAAGGGGAGGAAAGCTATGTGTGGTTGCTTCGGGCATTTCTGGAGGCCATGAAAGGAAAGGCTCCTAAGTCCGTTATTACCGACGGTGATCAAGCCATGAAGAGTGCAATCAAAGCTGTATTTCCAGAAGCACATCATAGATTGTGCAGCTGGCACTTGCTACGCAATGCGACCGCTCGAGTAGGTATTCCACGGTTCATGACCAAGTTTCGTCTTTGTTTAATGGGGGATTTGGAGGTCGATGACTTTGAAAATATATGGAATGATGCAGTTGAAGAATTTGGGTTGCAACAGAATTCATGGGTCAAGGATATGTATGAAAAGAAACATATGTGGTCAAATGCCCACATTAGGGGCAAGTTCTTTGCTGGGCTCAAGACAACATCAAGGTGTGAGGCGCTAAATATGCAAATAGGCAAGTTTATACACAACGGCTACAACTTGAGGGAATTTATTGAGCATTTTTAA